Below is a genomic region from Prolixibacteraceae bacterium.
TAACAGTTTTCTGTAGTAGAGAATTGACCTCTTGCTTTTTTCTCCAAAATTGGACAAGCTTTAATAAATAAAGGATGGTCTTTCTCTGTTACCACGTTCGGAGCAGCCCATACATTCAAATTACCATCTTGAAGTGTACCTAGATCATGTTGAATATATTGGGTTCCAATCACTATATCCCCCGGAACCAACTTCTCGTCTATCGCTCCTGCTATTCCTGTAAAAAGAATATATTCAGGATGAAAATGATCAATCAACAATGTGGTCGTCATGGCAGCATTTACTTTTCCTACCCCACACTTTAATATTACAACTTTTTTATGGTTTATCAGTCCTTGAATAAATGCAATATTATGAATTAAAAGTGTATCAATATTTTCCATCTTATTAGAAATCGCTTTAATTTCTTCAGGCATAGCTCCAACAATGGCAACTCTCCCCGACTCATATGATGGAGTACAAGAAAATATGAAGTAAAAAAATATGATAAGGAACAGACCGCCGTTTTTCATTATAAATTAAGATCTAATTATTGATGATTTTAACAATTCTCTGTAAATTTAAGAA
It encodes:
- a CDS encoding 5'-methylthioadenosine/adenosylhomocysteine nucleosidase — encoded protein: MKNGGLFLIIFFYFIFSCTPSYESGRVAIVGAMPEEIKAISNKMENIDTLLIHNIAFIQGLINHKKVVILKCGVGKVNAAMTTTLLIDHFHPEYILFTGIAGAIDEKLVPGDIVIGTQYIQHDLGTLQDGNLNVWAAPNVVTEKDHPLFIKACPILEKKARGQFSTTENCYFGTIATGDQFIADNNKKKLLSQAYNAYAVDMESAAIAQVCLQFNTPFIIFRSISDSANENAEETYYFNKQKSADRTVDMLTKLL